In one window of Nerophis ophidion isolate RoL-2023_Sa linkage group LG05, RoL_Noph_v1.0, whole genome shotgun sequence DNA:
- the arsia gene encoding arylsulfatase I, translating into MATAALTGFSMMSLLSLGYLSWDRMSPNQVEKEPSQTSSGGSLGPKPPHIIFIMTDDQGFNDIGYHSSDIRTPVLDKLAADGVKLENYYIQPICTPSRSQLITGRYQVHTGLQHSIIRPRQPNCLPFQQVTLPQRLQELGYSTHMVGKWHLGFYKKECLPTRRGFDTYFGSLTGSVNYYTYNSCDGPGLCGFDLHEDETVAWDQRGKYSTHLYAQKVRRILSTRDPLSQPLFIYLSFQAVHTPLQSPREYIYPYRGLANVARRKYAAMVSAVDEAVRNITYALRKYGYYQNSVIIFSTDNGGQPLSGGSNWPLRGRKGTYWEGGIRGLGFVHSPLLRKKRRVSKALVHITDWYPTLVRLAGGNKSLAKGLDGFDVWEAISEGKESPRFEILHNIDPLYNRARGGSLQTGYGIWNTAVQASIRAGDWKLLTGDPGYGDWTPPPMLPSFPGSWWNLERHTEPRKSLWLFNITGDPYERFDLSEQRPDVVKELMARLVYYNRTAVPVRYPSEDLRADPSLNGGAWVPWVGDEEKENWDTFYPRKNIDWKKKLKLSNSKSFFRRLNTRIMSNRI; encoded by the exons ATGGCTACAGCAGCTCTTACGGGTTTCTCCATGATGAGTCTGCTCAGCCTAGGGTACCTGTCATGGGACAGGATGAGTCCTAATCAGGTGGAAAAAGAGCCGAGTCAGACTTCCAGTGGGGGGTCTCTCGGTCCAAAGCCTCCTCACATAATCTTCATCATGACAGACGATCAGGGATTCAACGACATAGGATATCACAGCTCGGACATCAGGACCCCCGTGTTGGATAAGCTGGCTGCTGATGGGGTGAAGCTGGAAAATTATTACATCCAACCCATCTGTACTCCATCCCGCAGCCAACTCATCACTGGCAG GTACCAAGTTCACACAGGCCTGCAGCACTCCATCATCCGACCCCGCCAGCCCAACTGCCTACCGTTCCAGCAGGTCACCCTACCCCAAAGGCTCCAGGAGCTGGGCTACTCCACCCACATGGTGGGCAAGTGGCACTTGGGTTTTTACAAGAAGGAGTGCCTGCCAACACGGCGTGGCTTTGACACCTATTTTGGCTCCCTGACCGGTAGCGTCAACTACTACACCTACAACTCCTGTGACGGCCCTGGTCTGTGCGGTTTCGATCTCCATGAGGACGAGACTGTAGCCTGGGATCAGAGGGGGAAATACTCCACCCATTTGTACGCACAGAAGGTCCGCAGGATTCTGTCGACACGTGATCCCCTATCTCAGCCACTCTTTATCTACCTTTCCTTTCAAGCTGTTCACACCCCCTTACAGTCCCCGCGGGAGTACATCTATCCATACCGGGGGCTTGCCAACGTGGCTCGTAGGAAGTACGCTGCTATGGTCTCTGCTGTGGACGAGGCGGTCCGGAATATAACCTATGCCCTACGCAAGTATGGCTACTACCAAAACAGCGTCATCATATTTTCCACAGACAACGGTGGCCAGCCATTGTCCGGTGGCAGTAACTGGCCCCTCCGGGGGCGTAAAGGCACCTACTGGGAAGGTGGAATCCGAGGTTTGGgatttgtccacagtcctctgtTAAGGAAGAAGAGGAGGGTGAGTAAAGCCTTGGTGCACATTACCGACTGGTATCCCACCTTGGTCCGACTGGCAGGTGGCAATAAATCCCTGGCGAAGGGGCTGGATGGGTTTGATGTTTGGGAAGCCATTAGTGAGGGGAAGGAATCGCCGAGATTTGAGATTCTCCACAACATAGACCCCCTCTATAACCGAGCTCGCGGCGGCTCCCTGCAGACAGGATATGGGATTTGGAATACAGCCGTGCAGGCCTCCATTCGAGCTGGAGACTGGAAACTGCTGACTGGAGATCCTGGTTACGGCGACTGGACGCCGCCGCCGATGCTTCCGAGTTTCCCCGGCAGCTGGTGGAACCTGGAGCGGCACACCGAGCCCAGGAAATCTCTATGGCTGTTCAACATCACTGGAGACCCCTATGAACGTTTTGACCTCTCGGAGCAGAGACCGGATGTGGTCAAAGAATTGATGGCAAGACTGGTGTACTACAATCGCACCGCCGTCCCAGTGCGGTACCCATCGGAGGACCTGCGGGCGGACCCAAGCCTAAATGGTGGCGCTTGGGTACCCTGGGTGGGAGATGAGGAAAAGGAGAACTGGGACACATTTTATCCGAGGAAAAATATAGACTGGAAGAAGAAGCTTAAACTGTCGAATAGTAAATCGTTTTTCAGGAGACTCAACACTCGTATCATGTCAAATAGGATATAA